A DNA window from Tenuifilaceae bacterium CYCD contains the following coding sequences:
- the trpB gene encoding tryptophan synthase beta chain, giving the protein METQVISTEIKVSPIASMLNNNGRYGEYGGAYIPDVLAKPLENVALEFDKLCKDKNFNNEFIHYLKQFVGRPSPLYYAKRLSEFVGSTIYLKREDLNHTGSHKINNTIGQVLVAKRMGAKEIIAETGAGQHGVATATAAALMGIPCKVFMGAKDAERQALNVHRMKLLGAEVITTQMGTATLKDAVDAALGYYIEHPTSYYLLGSQVGPHPYPRMVGYFQSVIGQEARNQILMHEGRLPQAIFACIGGGSNAIGLFSGFLDDTEVAIYGAEGGGIAQPNNTAATLSFGKPTVFQGTYSYCLVDSEENPIESHSIAAGLDYPGISPQHAYLKDTKRASYHPVTDDEAVEAFMLLSKLEGITPAIESSHAVALATKLLKNKEMLAIINLSGRGDKDVDRKL; this is encoded by the coding sequence ATGGAAACACAAGTAATATCAACTGAAATAAAAGTATCGCCAATTGCATCGATGTTGAACAATAATGGCCGTTATGGCGAATACGGTGGTGCATATATCCCCGATGTTTTAGCAAAACCTCTGGAAAATGTTGCGTTAGAATTCGATAAACTCTGCAAGGATAAAAACTTCAATAACGAGTTTATTCATTATCTAAAACAATTCGTGGGACGACCTTCGCCTCTTTACTACGCTAAACGATTATCGGAATTTGTTGGCTCAACCATCTACCTAAAGCGCGAGGATTTAAACCACACCGGCTCACATAAAATCAACAATACAATTGGTCAGGTTTTGGTTGCCAAACGTATGGGCGCTAAGGAAATTATTGCAGAAACTGGCGCTGGTCAACACGGTGTGGCTACTGCAACTGCAGCAGCATTAATGGGAATTCCTTGCAAGGTTTTCATGGGCGCCAAGGATGCAGAGCGTCAAGCGTTGAATGTACACCGAATGAAACTGCTAGGAGCCGAGGTAATAACTACCCAAATGGGAACTGCAACGCTTAAAGATGCCGTTGATGCTGCGTTGGGCTACTACATTGAGCATCCAACTTCATACTATTTACTTGGCTCGCAGGTTGGACCTCATCCATACCCAAGAATGGTTGGCTACTTCCAGAGTGTTATTGGACAGGAGGCACGAAACCAAATTCTGATGCACGAAGGCCGTTTACCTCAAGCAATATTCGCCTGCATTGGTGGTGGTTCAAATGCTATAGGCCTTTTCTCTGGATTTTTAGATGATACAGAGGTTGCCATTTATGGTGCCGAGGGAGGAGGAATAGCTCAGCCAAACAATACTGCAGCAACTCTATCGTTTGGAAAGCCAACCGTATTCCAAGGAACGTACTCCTACTGTTTGGTCGATAGTGAAGAAAATCCAATTGAATCGCACTCAATTGCTGCAGGTTTAGATTATCCAGGAATAAGTCCACAGCACGCATACCTGAAAGATACAAAAAGGGCAAGTTATCATCCTGTTACTGATGACGAAGCCGTGGAAGCATTTATGCTACTATCGAAGTTAGAGGGTATCACACCTGCAATTGAATCGAGCCACGCAGTTGCTTTAGCAACAAAACTTCTTAAGAATAAGGAAATGCTTGCTATTATTAACCTATCAGGACGAGGAGATAAGGATGTAGACAGAAAACTATAA
- a CDS encoding TonB-dependent receptor — translation MYVLRVLTLLFAGCAIYANAMAQTCFSDTIFQIQEVHVYANLRDAHVIGATVQTIDTISLKRFNNRSISDLLSTSGVNIKSYGLGGLSSIIMRGGSSSHTTIVWNGLNIQNPMNGSTNLSLLPVNMFNSIQLQYGGSGTLYGSGAVTGVLRLSSDNVINDPNRFSASVGYGSGNTKTISANAKWGNRKFALALKGYSNKADNDFEFINTTKINQDKEKITNAEADQKGVLGDVDLKFNNNFSWSVSGWYQHNDKNIQTLMSASIPSDASQVDKNFLLSSNFKLNINSIVISLKNGWMDVGINYSNPQTGEYTENRSVSKINELEAKIPIRSFSEIIAGANYTNELAESEAYLHNVHRNRIAFFSSYRLMFLDKKFNTAFSVRDEIVDGETKPFIFSLGADFALAKELKLKTNLSKNYRVPTLNDLYWAPSTYAEGNLNLKPEYGWSGEFGIEYSKSAERNGFKSSATAFVSDIDDCITWFSDPDAMGRWKPYNIDNLKTYGLETRADLHFTVDRLYFTVNGFYTYIHSKIYGQENYDGKPLIYVPKHKFNGAIQLFWNGFGISYSHTFNGERYKDYTSTLPYFNLGDLNIEYNFKLHPARVNLRFTVNNIWNENYQLVANYAMPLRNYIFAVTIDLNQINN, via the coding sequence ATGTATGTTTTGAGAGTTTTGACACTATTATTTGCTGGCTGTGCCATTTATGCCAATGCAATGGCTCAAACCTGTTTTTCGGATACAATATTCCAGATACAGGAAGTTCATGTTTATGCCAATTTGCGCGATGCACATGTTATTGGTGCAACTGTTCAAACTATAGATACAATATCCCTGAAACGCTTTAATAATCGTTCAATCTCCGATTTATTGTCAACTAGTGGTGTGAATATCAAAAGTTACGGATTGGGTGGATTGTCCAGTATTATAATGCGAGGCGGTAGTTCTTCGCATACTACAATTGTTTGGAATGGATTGAATATTCAGAATCCAATGAACGGCAGCACTAATCTCTCGTTGTTGCCGGTCAATATGTTTAATAGTATTCAACTACAGTATGGGGGTTCTGGAACTTTATACGGGAGTGGTGCTGTAACTGGAGTATTGCGTTTATCGAGCGACAATGTAATTAATGATCCCAATAGATTTTCTGCATCGGTTGGCTACGGTAGTGGCAATACAAAAACAATTTCGGCCAATGCAAAATGGGGAAATCGAAAGTTTGCACTGGCTTTGAAAGGCTATTCGAATAAGGCCGATAACGATTTTGAGTTTATCAATACTACAAAAATCAATCAGGATAAGGAGAAAATCACCAATGCCGAGGCTGATCAAAAAGGAGTCTTGGGTGATGTTGATCTAAAATTTAATAACAATTTTAGTTGGAGCGTATCGGGGTGGTATCAGCATAACGATAAGAATATTCAAACCCTAATGTCAGCATCAATACCAAGTGATGCAAGTCAGGTTGATAAAAATTTTCTGTTATCATCAAATTTTAAATTAAATATTAATTCAATAGTAATTTCATTGAAAAATGGGTGGATGGATGTGGGCATAAACTATTCTAATCCTCAAACCGGAGAGTATACCGAAAATCGGTCTGTTTCGAAGATTAACGAATTGGAAGCAAAAATTCCAATTAGATCCTTTAGTGAGATTATTGCTGGAGCCAACTATACTAATGAGTTGGCCGAGTCCGAAGCGTATTTGCATAATGTTCACAGGAACCGAATAGCGTTTTTTAGTTCATATAGATTGATGTTTCTTGATAAAAAATTTAATACTGCATTTAGCGTGAGGGATGAGATTGTTGATGGCGAAACAAAACCGTTTATTTTTTCGTTAGGAGCAGATTTTGCGCTGGCCAAGGAACTTAAATTAAAAACCAACTTATCAAAAAATTATAGGGTTCCTACGTTAAACGATTTGTATTGGGCTCCATCCACCTATGCCGAAGGTAATTTAAATCTTAAACCAGAGTACGGTTGGAGTGGAGAGTTTGGTATAGAGTATTCTAAGAGTGCTGAACGCAATGGATTTAAATCATCCGCAACTGCTTTTGTGTCCGATATCGACGATTGTATAACTTGGTTTTCGGATCCTGATGCGATGGGGCGGTGGAAACCTTATAATATTGATAATCTAAAAACATACGGTTTGGAAACCAGAGCCGATTTGCATTTTACTGTTGATCGGTTATACTTTACTGTAAATGGGTTTTACACCTATATTCATTCAAAAATTTATGGACAGGAAAACTATGATGGAAAGCCATTGATATATGTCCCCAAGCATAAATTCAATGGAGCAATTCAGTTGTTCTGGAACGGTTTTGGAATCTCGTATAGTCATACATTCAATGGCGAGAGGTATAAGGATTATACGAGCACTTTACCTTATTTTAATTTGGGCGACTTAAATATCGAGTACAATTTTAAATTACATCCAGCTAGGGTTAACCTTAGGTTTACAGTAAATAATATTTGGAACGAGAATTATCAGTTGGTTGCTAATTATGCAATGCCTCTTCGAAACTACATCTTTGCGGTAACAATAGATTTGAATCAAATCAACAATTAA
- a CDS encoding metallophosphatase, whose translation MKIPQIVIFLSVVLSVYFLVNTFIYVQTKPIFSISSLGIWLKVIFWLLVFSYPIGRTLEGFASGAASSFLIKMGSIWLGAMLYLFLAFLLLLIIRFTNSLFNITDYLDFKNHLNYKQIAVIGVYAITALVLIVGHINAISPKVSRVTINTDKNIGSSSLRIVAVSDIHLGTIIGKNQLNKLVNLINEQKPDVVLLAGDIFDEDIAPVVNGGMGILFEQIKSKYGTYAVTGNHEYFGKFEAKIDYLKQHKVNVLRDSSVLVDNFYVIGREDRQSNYALSRTRKTIEELVDSLDKSKLMILLDHQPYNLNEAQESGIDIQLSGHTHHGQMWPFNYATQGIFEVSRGYHIKGNTHYYVSTGFGTWGPRVRIGNRPEIVVIDIKR comes from the coding sequence ATGAAGATTCCTCAAATAGTTATATTCCTATCGGTTGTTCTATCGGTCTACTTTTTGGTAAACACCTTTATTTATGTTCAAACAAAACCAATTTTCTCCATTTCGAGTTTAGGAATTTGGCTTAAGGTGATATTCTGGCTGCTAGTATTCTCCTATCCTATAGGCCGAACACTGGAGGGTTTTGCAAGCGGTGCTGCATCGTCGTTTTTAATCAAGATGGGCTCAATTTGGCTTGGCGCAATGCTATATCTTTTCCTAGCATTTCTTTTGCTCCTTATTATTAGGTTTACCAATAGCCTTTTCAACATTACCGATTATCTCGATTTTAAGAATCACCTAAACTATAAGCAAATTGCCGTTATTGGCGTATATGCTATTACTGCTTTAGTACTAATTGTAGGTCATATCAATGCAATTAGCCCAAAAGTAAGCAGGGTAACCATAAATACCGATAAAAATATAGGTAGTTCTAGTTTAAGAATTGTGGCTGTTTCCGATATTCACCTAGGTACTATTATTGGGAAAAATCAACTCAACAAGTTGGTAAACCTTATCAACGAGCAAAAACCCGATGTTGTTCTTTTGGCTGGCGATATTTTCGATGAGGATATTGCGCCGGTGGTTAATGGCGGAATGGGTATACTTTTCGAGCAAATAAAATCTAAGTATGGGACCTACGCAGTAACCGGAAACCACGAGTATTTTGGAAAATTCGAGGCTAAAATCGACTACCTAAAACAGCACAAAGTGAATGTTCTTAGGGACTCTTCCGTTCTTGTCGATAATTTTTATGTGATTGGTCGTGAGGATAGGCAAAGTAACTATGCATTGAGCAGAACCCGAAAAACCATAGAAGAATTGGTAGATAGTCTCGATAAATCAAAATTGATGATTCTTTTAGACCATCAACCCTACAACTTAAATGAAGCACAGGAGAGCGGTATTGATATACAGCTATCGGGACATACGCATCACGGACAAATGTGGCCATTCAACTATGCTACACAAGGAATATTTGAGGTGAGTAGAGGGTATCATATTAAAGGTAATACTCATTACTACGTATCTACGGGCTTTGGAACTTGGGGTCCAAGAGTTAGAATAGGGAATAGACCTGAGATTGTGGTGATTGATATTAAGCGTTAA
- a CDS encoding DNA polymerase III subunit gamma/tau, producing MENFIVSARKYRPATFKSVVGQSTLTTTLKNAIQRKQLAQAYLFCGPRGVGKTTCARIFAKTINCQNLTSELEACNECESCVSFNTNRSYNIHELDAASNNSVEGIRKLIEQVRIPPQIGKYSVYIIDEVHMLSQSAFNAFLKTLEEPPAHAIFIMATTEKHKILPTILSRCQIFDFNRIKVEDTVKYLEYIAQTEKVEYEVEALNVIAQKADGAMRDALSIFDQVVSFSDNHITYNKVIENLNVLDYQYYFKLTENFLKGEMADSLRILDELLSKGFDTQQFVSGLSLHLRNILVCKDPQTIQLLEVGAAIAEKYKQMAAQCPPDFLVSALQLSNVFDVSFRQSPNQRLHVELLLIRLCGLNQEKKKSDSLDFISDNPYEVFSAPKVQANTAPASRPVMQSVQVPTTEQPAATRKPMPKTTSLKGIMSGNYQAPQKEEVKVSEASPTKAEHTSITENKPFTQNDLEETWNSYAEIIKTEKPGQFSLMQNYSPILVESNKVIVKFEGQIQVDLFQEIKLDLLMYLKKTLRNLAIDITEEIEVTEGPQKNRLFTSDDKLKFLIEQNPAILRMKQQLNLDFS from the coding sequence ATGGAGAATTTTATTGTATCGGCTCGGAAATACCGCCCGGCAACGTTCAAAAGCGTTGTGGGTCAATCTACTTTAACCACTACACTTAAGAACGCCATTCAGCGTAAGCAGTTGGCTCAAGCCTACCTATTCTGTGGGCCTCGTGGAGTTGGTAAAACAACCTGTGCGCGTATTTTTGCCAAAACAATAAACTGCCAGAATCTAACATCGGAACTGGAGGCTTGCAACGAGTGCGAGAGCTGCGTATCGTTCAACACCAACCGTTCATACAATATCCACGAGCTCGATGCTGCTTCGAACAACTCCGTTGAAGGAATCCGTAAGTTGATTGAGCAGGTACGTATCCCCCCGCAAATTGGAAAGTACAGCGTGTATATCATCGACGAGGTTCACATGTTGTCGCAGAGCGCTTTCAACGCATTCCTAAAAACATTGGAAGAACCACCTGCACATGCCATTTTTATTATGGCTACAACCGAGAAACATAAAATTCTTCCTACAATTCTTTCGCGCTGCCAGATATTCGATTTTAACCGAATTAAGGTTGAGGATACTGTTAAGTATCTTGAATATATAGCGCAAACCGAAAAGGTAGAGTACGAGGTGGAAGCACTCAATGTTATCGCCCAAAAGGCTGATGGTGCAATGCGCGATGCCCTTTCAATTTTCGACCAGGTAGTTAGTTTTAGCGATAATCATATCACCTACAATAAGGTAATTGAAAACCTAAACGTGCTCGATTACCAGTACTACTTTAAGTTAACCGAGAATTTCCTAAAAGGCGAGATGGCCGATTCGCTAAGAATACTTGACGAATTACTATCCAAAGGATTTGATACGCAGCAATTCGTAAGTGGGTTAAGCCTACATCTGCGCAATATTCTTGTTTGCAAAGACCCTCAAACTATACAACTTCTAGAGGTTGGTGCTGCAATTGCCGAGAAGTATAAACAGATGGCCGCGCAGTGTCCTCCCGATTTTTTGGTAAGCGCACTACAACTCTCCAACGTGTTTGATGTGAGTTTCAGGCAGAGTCCCAACCAACGCTTACACGTTGAACTATTGCTGATCAGACTTTGCGGTTTGAATCAGGAAAAAAAAAAATCTGACAGTCTAGATTTCATTTCCGATAATCCTTACGAGGTTTTCTCTGCACCAAAAGTGCAGGCCAATACTGCACCAGCATCCCGACCCGTAATGCAAAGCGTACAGGTTCCTACAACTGAGCAACCTGCAGCTACCCGCAAACCTATGCCCAAAACAACCTCATTAAAGGGCATAATGAGCGGCAATTACCAAGCACCCCAAAAGGAGGAAGTAAAAGTTTCAGAAGCATCCCCTACAAAAGCAGAACACACATCTATTACAGAAAATAAACCATTCACTCAGAATGATTTAGAGGAGACCTGGAACAGTTACGCAGAAATTATTAAAACCGAAAAGCCTGGCCAGTTTAGCCTAATGCAAAACTACTCGCCAATTTTGGTGGAGAGCAATAAGGTTATAGTAAAGTTTGAAGGACAAATTCAGGTCGATCTTTTCCAAGAAATAAAGTTGGATTTGTTGATGTATCTTAAAAAGACTTTAAGAAATCTTGCAATAGATATTACCGAAGAAATTGAAGTTACAGAAGGACCGCAAAAAAATAGGTTATTCACCTCCGACGATAAATTAAAGTTTTTGATAGAGCAAAACCCCGCTATACTTAGGATGAAACAACAATTGAATCTCGATTTTAGTTAG
- a CDS encoding ferritin: MNKKVEKAINEQINAELWSAYLYLSMSAHFATEGLNGFANWFRIQWQEETTHAMKFFDYLIERGGKPELKPIKAVETKWNSPLHAFEETLKHEKVVTSLINNLMDIAIEEKDHATKGFLQWFVDEQVEEEANAQEIIDTLKLIKGEGNGLFMIDRELKQRVFVDATAKA, translated from the coding sequence ATGAATAAAAAAGTTGAAAAAGCTATTAACGAGCAGATTAATGCCGAATTATGGTCGGCTTACCTCTACCTTTCTATGTCGGCTCACTTTGCAACCGAAGGTTTGAATGGTTTTGCAAACTGGTTCCGTATTCAATGGCAAGAGGAAACAACCCACGCTATGAAATTTTTCGATTACCTAATTGAACGTGGAGGCAAACCCGAATTAAAACCAATCAAAGCTGTTGAAACAAAATGGAACAGCCCATTACACGCTTTTGAGGAAACACTAAAACACGAGAAAGTGGTTACATCGCTTATCAATAACCTTATGGATATTGCTATTGAGGAAAAGGATCACGCTACAAAAGGTTTCCTACAATGGTTTGTTGATGAACAAGTTGAAGAGGAAGCAAATGCTCAGGAAATAATTGATACTTTAAAGTTAATTAAGGGTGAAGGAAACGGTCTGTTTATGATTGACAGGGAACTAAAGCAAAGGGTATTTGTTGATGCTACAGCAAAGGCTTAA
- the secA gene encoding protein translocase subunit SecA, whose protein sequence is MGINKFFAKLFGTKSDRDLRELMPILDKIKEVYPKYTTLSNDELRNESAKLRAKIKEYIAEDETKVETLKQKMESDTIGYDEKDEIYKEVEKTNKLIDEKIEEILNQILPDAFSIIKETARRFKENELVEVTASEFDRNLSAHKDFVTIEGNKAIYKNRWIAGGNEIVWDMVHYDVQLIGGVVLHQGKISEMGTGEGKTLVATLPVFLNALAGKGVHVVTVNDYLARRDSEWMGPIYEFHGLSVDCIDKHQPNSDARRKAYNADITFGTNNEFGFDYLRDNMAVAPEDLVQRKHHFAIVDEVDSVLIDDARTPLIISGPVPKGDDQMFEEYKPKVEKLVNAQKALVTQLLADARKLISEEKTEDGAKLLLRAFKGMPKYKPLIKYLSEQGIKALLHKTENFYMQDNNRNMHVITDDLFFVIDEKLNSVELTDKGIDLITSSSEDPRFFVLPDIGSEVAEIEKTVHEHAEKVTKKDELLRDYAVKSERVHTVHQLLKAYAMFEKDVEYVVMDNKVKIVDEQTGRILEGRRYSDGLHQAIEAKEHVKIEAATQTFATITLQNYFRMYHKLAGMTGTAETEAGEFWTIYKLDVVVIPTNRPVVRKDMDDLVYKTKREKYNAVIDEIVKLTDAGRPVLVGTTSVEVSELLSRMLKLKGIKHNVLNAKQHQREADIVAEAGRPKTVTIATNMAGRGTDIKLTPETKAAGGLAIIGTERHESRRVDRQLRGRSGRQGDPGTSQFYVSLEDDLMRLFGSDRIAKIMDRLGLKEGEVIQHSMISKSIERAQKKVEENNFGIRKRLLEYDDVMNAQREVIYTRRRHALYGERLDVDISNMFYDVCESMVGEFHGNYTHEDFNLEAIKNFSIEVPVTEEEYIDLKPVEITDKLYDSTINAYDRKIATIANQAYPVIKDVYEKQSAIYENIVVPISDGQKIYQIVTNLKKAYESGGKDLGRSFSKTIILYTIDEYWKEHLREMDELKQSVQNAAYEQKDPLLIYKLEAYELFRTMIDKLNKDIVSILAKAFIPLRDPSQVQEARQRKHTDMSQYQTSRTDNLQAGANTQAPNREPVKVEMKIGRNDPCPCGSGKKYKACHGKNEN, encoded by the coding sequence ATGGGAATTAATAAATTTTTCGCTAAACTTTTTGGAACAAAGTCAGACCGCGATTTACGGGAATTGATGCCAATTCTTGATAAAATAAAAGAGGTTTACCCCAAATACACAACCCTATCAAACGACGAACTACGTAACGAATCTGCAAAACTTCGTGCAAAAATCAAGGAGTACATTGCCGAGGATGAGACTAAGGTTGAAACCCTTAAGCAGAAGATGGAGTCTGATACCATTGGGTACGATGAAAAAGACGAAATCTACAAAGAAGTTGAAAAGACTAACAAGTTAATTGATGAGAAAATTGAGGAAATCCTCAACCAGATTCTCCCCGATGCCTTCTCTATCATTAAGGAAACCGCACGCCGATTCAAGGAGAATGAATTGGTTGAAGTAACCGCATCGGAATTCGACCGGAACCTTTCTGCGCATAAGGATTTTGTTACTATAGAAGGCAATAAGGCGATTTATAAAAATCGTTGGATCGCTGGCGGTAATGAGATTGTGTGGGATATGGTTCATTATGATGTACAGCTAATCGGAGGTGTCGTTCTTCATCAAGGTAAAATATCTGAGATGGGAACTGGTGAAGGTAAAACCCTTGTTGCCACACTACCGGTTTTCCTAAATGCATTGGCAGGAAAAGGTGTTCACGTTGTAACCGTTAACGACTATTTAGCTCGCCGTGACTCAGAGTGGATGGGACCTATCTACGAATTCCACGGATTATCTGTTGATTGTATTGACAAACATCAACCCAACTCCGATGCTCGCCGTAAAGCATACAATGCAGATATTACTTTCGGTACCAATAACGAGTTCGGTTTCGACTATCTCCGCGATAATATGGCTGTTGCTCCCGAGGATTTGGTTCAACGAAAACATCACTTTGCTATTGTCGATGAGGTTGACTCCGTGTTAATTGACGATGCACGTACACCACTTATCATTTCTGGTCCTGTTCCAAAGGGCGATGACCAAATGTTTGAGGAATATAAGCCTAAGGTTGAAAAACTAGTAAACGCACAAAAAGCATTGGTTACACAGCTCCTTGCCGATGCTCGTAAACTGATATCAGAAGAAAAGACTGAAGATGGGGCTAAACTTCTTCTTCGTGCATTCAAAGGTATGCCAAAGTACAAGCCACTTATTAAATATCTGAGTGAACAGGGTATTAAGGCATTGCTGCACAAAACTGAGAACTTTTACATGCAGGATAACAACAGGAACATGCACGTCATCACCGATGATCTTTTCTTTGTTATCGACGAAAAATTAAACTCTGTTGAACTAACGGATAAAGGTATCGATTTAATCACCAGTTCATCCGAAGATCCTAGATTTTTCGTGTTGCCCGATATAGGAAGTGAAGTTGCTGAGATTGAAAAAACAGTCCATGAACACGCTGAAAAGGTTACTAAAAAAGACGAACTACTTCGCGATTACGCAGTAAAATCAGAGCGAGTACATACTGTTCACCAACTACTAAAAGCATACGCAATGTTCGAAAAGGACGTTGAGTATGTGGTTATGGACAACAAGGTTAAAATTGTTGACGAGCAAACAGGCCGTATTCTTGAGGGTCGTCGTTATTCCGATGGTTTGCACCAAGCAATCGAGGCAAAAGAGCATGTTAAGATAGAAGCAGCAACTCAAACATTTGCAACCATTACGCTTCAGAACTACTTTAGGATGTACCACAAACTTGCGGGTATGACTGGTACTGCCGAAACTGAAGCTGGTGAGTTCTGGACTATCTACAAACTTGATGTTGTTGTTATTCCAACCAACCGTCCTGTTGTTCGTAAAGATATGGACGATTTGGTGTACAAAACCAAACGTGAAAAGTACAACGCTGTTATTGATGAAATTGTAAAACTAACTGATGCTGGCCGGCCAGTACTCGTGGGGACAACCTCAGTTGAAGTTTCGGAACTATTAAGCAGAATGCTTAAACTGAAAGGTATTAAGCATAATGTATTGAATGCGAAACAGCACCAGCGCGAAGCCGATATTGTTGCAGAGGCTGGTCGTCCCAAAACCGTAACCATTGCAACCAATATGGCGGGTCGTGGTACCGATATCAAGTTAACCCCAGAAACTAAGGCTGCGGGCGGTTTGGCTATTATTGGTACCGAGCGTCACGAATCTCGCCGAGTTGACCGTCAGCTACGCGGACGTTCTGGTCGTCAAGGAGACCCCGGTACATCTCAATTCTACGTTTCGTTAGAGGACGATTTGATGCGCCTGTTCGGATCGGACAGAATTGCTAAAATCATGGACAGACTAGGCTTGAAGGAAGGCGAGGTTATTCAGCACTCAATGATTTCGAAATCCATTGAACGTGCTCAGAAAAAGGTTGAGGAGAACAACTTTGGTATCCGTAAGCGTTTGCTTGAGTATGATGACGTAATGAATGCTCAGCGCGAGGTTATTTACACACGTCGCCGCCATGCACTTTACGGCGAAAGACTTGACGTGGATATCTCCAACATGTTCTACGATGTTTGCGAATCGATGGTAGGTGAATTCCACGGGAATTACACTCACGAAGATTTCAACTTGGAAGCAATTAAGAATTTTTCCATTGAAGTACCTGTTACGGAAGAAGAGTACATCGATCTTAAACCTGTTGAAATTACAGATAAACTTTACGACTCCACCATTAACGCCTACGACAGAAAGATTGCAACAATTGCGAACCAAGCTTACCCTGTAATTAAGGATGTATACGAGAAACAATCGGCCATCTACGAAAATATTGTAGTTCCTATCTCCGATGGCCAGAAGATTTACCAGATTGTTACCAACCTGAAAAAGGCTTACGAGTCGGGAGGAAAAGACCTAGGCCGTTCGTTCTCAAAAACTATCATCCTTTACACCATAGATGAATACTGGAAAGAGCATCTACGCGAAATGGATGAGTTAAAGCAAAGCGTTCAGAATGCAGCTTACGAGCAAAAGGATCCATTGCTTATCTATAAACTTGAGGCCTACGAGTTATTCCGTACAATGATTGATAAGTTGAACAAGGATATCGTTTCAATTCTTGCGAAAGCGTTCATTCCGCTACGCGATCCAAGCCAGGTGCAGGAAGCGCGTCAGCGTAAGCATACCGATATGAGCCAGTATCAAACCAGCCGTACAGACAACCTGCAGGCTGGCGCAAATACTCAAGCGCCAAATCGTGAGCCTGTAAAAGTTGAGATGAAGATTGGCCGTAACGATCCCTGTCCTTGTGGAAGTGGAAAGAAATACAAGGCGTGCCACGGTAAAAACGAAAATTAA